The sequence below is a genomic window from Pempheris klunzingeri isolate RE-2024b chromosome 12, fPemKlu1.hap1, whole genome shotgun sequence.
agggctGCCTGGAAGGTGGgagggatttctttttttcactatcaaacatttttatgaaGATCTGAAACACTTTGACTTTGGAAATCAAGAGTTGGAAGTAAAACCACCATATCTTACAAGGAAATGTCTCGATCTACTGGGAGTCTTGACAATGACGACACAGACTCACTCTGACCTTTAAAAGAGAAATGCataaattaattcatcattttcacatcatttcagAATGAGCATCTGTTAGCTTTGAAATGGAAGCACCTACCGGTGTTTGCTTGTATTTTCATCATCCATTTCTTCATCATAAAGCGCGAGGAGGCGTTGAGCAGATACTCAGAGCCATCTCGGAGCCTGAGGGGCCAGAAAAGACAACTATCATAACCTTCAGGTGCCAGAATGGTCAAGCACACAGCTGCTTTTTACGCCTATCGTTGCCTCTGAATCTGCACACTCCATAAAACATCAGCGTAGATCAGTGGTGAGTGAAGTCTTACTGTAGCCGAAAGCAGTTGGGTTTTTTGGTGTACTCTGGTGCAGGTAAACACTCAGCTCCCATGAGGTTCAGCGGCAGGCCACATGCAGAGCTCTGCATGTGCACAGATCACACAGACTGATCACTATTGACTTCAGTGGATGAATTATTTAATTGAGTTATTCATAACTTCTGCTCCCCCGGGGCTCTTCTTGTTGTAATTTTTCTGCTTACCCTCAGTGTATCCTTTCTATCCTGGTAGAAGCACAAGGTGTGTCTATATAGGACGGCATGGTAGGAGTTCCAGCCTCTGGAGGCCGCCTGTGAAAATAAGATAAGAGAGTGTGCTGCTGACTGCGGGCTTTACATTTGCTGACCGCGCTGGCTTAAACGTTGAATGGAGCTTTTCTTACTTTCTTTCCTCCCAGCTGCAGCTTGTGCTTCCTCTCAAGCGTTCCCTCCATAGACTGCAGCTCAGGCTTTCCACTCTGAGAGGGTTTAAATTACCAGCAACAtttagacaaaaagaaaaaaatgctccTCTCGTGGATAATTATTAGAGCCTTTTTTCTAAGGGGCAAAGAGCTTAACGGATTGCAGTCTCTCATACCAGGATGACACAGCGCCCTCCTGTGCCCACGGATCCTTCCTGCTTCTCCATGTTGTCCAGGCTTTGAGAGGCTTTTCTTTGCTGACAGACGCCATCCAAGCCCATATGAACTGACAGTAGACTCATTGACTCGTCCTGTTGAGAAAAAGAAGATTCCACCGTCATCACTGATAACAAAGTATTAGTTGCTCATGCAGTTTTCTTAATATCAACACTATAGTGATAAAAGCTAATGTCCCTAACTGCACATTTAGGACAAAATTTACTACAGTTTGTGTATACACATGATAATTGgcataaatataataaatattgtaaaatgataaatattcaGATGACTAATGCTTGACGAAGAAGTTAATAAATTAGGCAGGGTGGGTTAAAGAGAAGGTTCACCTAAATTACAGTCAAAATCAGTCACTTTTTCTCACTACATCTGCTGCCACATCTGGTGCGACATTCTGAtaatgtgtgtaaataaaacCCAGAACATCCCCATGCCAACATACCAGTaggtatgattttttttttttcttttttgtaatttgggcaAACTGATCCAGTGTCATAGGTCTGACAACAAACGCTGACCTCACCTTGGAACAACCTGTgtcctcatccacctcctcccccacctttgcctcctcttcctcctcctcatcctctctgtatTGATAAATGTATCTCTGGTTGTCCCCGACATCTGGCAGCTTCAGTGGATCGGACGCCGTCtcgttcactgtcactgaggTCTTGCTTGCTGGCTCCCTGTTAGAAAACGCTGCCCAGGACCTCCGGTCTCCTATGGCCAGTGGAGGGAGGTGACCTTTGGGACTCTGCTCCTTGTCGTAACCCAGCATGCTCTGAACGTAGGGTGGCAGCCTGAACTCGGCTATGAGGAGGTTGGGCGCAGAGGCTGTGGCCAGGTTCCTGTAGAGCACGGCTGAGGTCTTGGGTGAAGGTGAGCAGGAAAAGGGCTCTGTGAGTTGGTCTGAGGGTTCAGCCTCTTCCTGGTTGGGCTGGTACATGATGTCTGAGCAGATGCTCTGCCTGTAGTTAGTAGTCTGGTTCCAGATGTCCTCCagttcctcttcttcctcttcaaacTGCTGGTGGTCGAGGTGGACAGGGTCTGTTTCTAGCTCCACTGAGTCTGTCGATGggcctgatgatgtcacagtgttgtCCCTCCTTTTAGTGCAGTCTATACCTCCCACCTCAAGGGACACGAGCCTCCCCACCACTCCTTTGGGCAGCGGGTTATCTGGACATGGAGCATCAGTGCAAAGCTTGATACTGCTGGAGGTGGAGATCCCAGAGTCCACTGAGTCCTGacgcacactcacactgactGTTGACTTTAGATTCACTACCATATGAGAAGCTTGGCTCAGACACTGAAGTCCAGGACTGTCTTCGCGCACACACTGGGATTTTGCACTTTTATGGTACTGGTGTCCATTCAGGTCTCGAATGAGCGTATGGACGCTGGGGCATCCGTGTTTATGTTCTGCACTCGGTGCTTGGTTCACATAAATGGGGAGCTGGGGAGGCTGCCTGGTCCCATCCCTTTCTGCACTGGCTTTAACCTCTGATGACATTTTGTCCCACTCCTGCTCCGCATCCTCGTGCAAAGTGAACTGGGTTTTAGAAAGGTCATTACATGGCACAgtctgatcctcctcctcctcctgtgtgatgACAGGAGTGGGTCGAGTCTGTTTGAAAGAGCTCAGGGCTGTGTGTCTCTGGGACAGGGGGTCCGGATCAGTCCCTGCTCCTTTTTTGGACTCTGGTGGTGCAATAGTAATGATGTCCTGAATGCTGGGGATGAGGGTCATGTCCTTAGGTAGGTCAAAGCTCAGCACAGAGCCCAAAGAAAGGAATCTGCAGTGGCTCCTCACATGATTTGTGGAGGGCAAAGTGGTTGGCCCCTCTGATACAGCGTATGGAATAATGCTGTATTCCTCTGAACATTCTGTGTCAATGTCCTTCAGCAGGGGGTTCTTCATGTAGGCCACAGCTTCTACTCCATCCCCACTCTTTGGTGAAATCTTCTTCCTTCTGCCTTCCTTCAGTGGCCATGTGTGCGTGTCATATGTGATTGTCTCGCAGGCATAATGAGGCATCCCATCTGCTTGCTCCTCCACTCCCATGATTTTCTGGATGGTGTGTCTGCGagcatctctcttcctctttctcttcttgcCCATTCTCTTAAGGCTGCTGAAGATGGAGCCACTGCCGCCCCCCGTCAAAGGGTGGAAGGTTACGTTAGCCATCTGAGCCGCAGGCGCTGAGGAGgatggcgaggaggaggaggagcgcgGCAAGAAAGTAGGGGAGGCTGAGGCTGCAGAGCGGCTCTTTTGGCGGGGCAGGGTGATACTCTCATACACGGGGGCCACAGCCAAGTTGTTATCCTTAACATGCAAGTAGGTACTTacctataaaaagaaaagaacattagGCGTGTGTGAGCTTTCAGATGGCTGAGGCTGGAAATATTTCATCCAGAATGGTTAACCCCAGAGAGACTCATGCGTGCTGCAGGCGGGAGTCCTGCAGCCCTCCGCGAGAACAAGAGCTGTTTTATGTGTTACAGATGAATGATGACATGATAGCAAACCTGACAAAGACAATCGACTacttttcagagaaaaacatcagcCTCTTTTCCTCTACATCCCGCATATGTGAGAAAACAATGGATTCAGGAATGAACAAGCCTCAAACAGcaatgcaaatatatatatgaaaaaaaggaaagacaaaaaaatgagaTGAAAGAACAAAAGAACATGGACATGATTGCAATTGCACACTCGCAGGACTTAATCAAAATCATATGTGGCTGCACATGTCGTCATATGCAGCTGTAATGGCTTGACCTTTCAACTCTGTGACTAATCTCTTGTTTCTGTGGAAGCCCCAGACTATAAATCATGGTGTGCAGTCTGGGGGCCGTTCCTGAGAGTTCAGCACCAGTTCCCTGTCTAATGACTGTGCCTTGGCGTTTGGGAGGCACTCCTGCTGGGAGCCATTTTGAAGCACAAGTTTCATAGGAAGTGAGGGGTGAGGTAACTAATTTTACACAATCGTGGCACAGCCACGGAGAGCCAAACGAGACCAGGTTTACATCAGACTTGTGGTGACAtgacagaaggagaagagagagcttCTGTCAACATCCACAGCAGGGAGAagactgtgtgtgcttttcttacTCATCACcctcattctgtctctgtcGTCAGTGCTTTCCAGCTTTAACTCCTGGCTCACTGAACAAGCTGAGGTCCAAAGAAAAGTTTTAATGTTGGAGGAAAGTTGGACTGTAAACATACTGATTCATTGTCAGATTTTCTGTAGGGAATTTAACCATTTATCTGAGTTAAATAAGACAAACTGCAAGGCCAAAATGACACCTGACAGATTACAGCAAAGATGGATTCGCATCCACTCTAGGAAATCCAAAATATACAATTTTTTTTCAAGCTTACTTAGATAATTGATTTAGTTTTTAAGGCCAGAATATATGGCAGGTTTAAATATCAATGTGGTCTGTCTTTAAATAAAACGCCCTAGAATAACCTTTGTAATTCAGTTTATAAAGCCACATACATctgcagaaaatacatttaattttactggAACTCAAATAACTTTGGGTTGGCATGATACTATGTATCTGGTATAAGTTCATTGCATAAGTAGCACCACTCTTTTCCCATCTCATTAAATATCACAACTGAATGTACTTCATTAATATAGaatttttgtggttttggaaTATGCATTTAAGACTGCACTTAATTAGGAAATGATGTGTTTTGacagtaaaatgttttattgtcttttatcaCTTTTCTCACATTAACTGTACATTTTCCAGCCACAGTGACTTTGGAGATGGTGTGACTGCAAAAATGATCGCGCTTTGGCACGTTTCCTTTTACTCTTATGCTTGGCGTACCAACAGAGCAACAACACGGGGAAGCTGCAGACCGGCTGTACCTTGTAACGGGGGTTAGTAGAGCATGCCGCCCTCAGAAAACAACTACACACAGCATGCAGTCCCAGCACACTTTGAGACGCAGCATGCAATGCCAGTTCACACCACGCAATTTACCTCATTTGCACTCTGCCGATAAATCTTTCTCTTTCGCTTTAAACTACCCAAAGTATTTTCCAAAAGCCCCTGGCAGCGCCTCCAAAAGTTTTTACAGGCAGAAGATTGAGGTACAGTGGGCTGAGGGAGAAAATTGGGAAAAAGGAAGATGTGAAGGccaaaggagagggaggaataaacagcagcagatagTCACGAAGGGAGATCCCATGCAGTGTCATTACATAGAATGAATGTTACTGCACTGGCTTTCAGGAACAGCAACAAATCATTCGGCAGTCATATAATCCCATTATGGTGTTCGGTGAGTTCTGGTGTGAAGTGATAAGTGTGTTTCTCACCCTGTGGACAGGCTCAGAggtctcctccaccacctcctccgtCCCAGCGGGTGGGTCAAGCACCTGAACCTGGCTGTCCCCCGTGTTACCAAAGCTAAGGATGAGGTTCACCATGCCCCCTAAAGCAGGGCTGCTGGGCTCTTTGAGGACCACAATTGAGGGTTTGGGAGACTCAGAGGAAATGGACTCAGTTCCACGTGGCCCGATACTGTTCATGACCTCATACCCATCTTCTAACTGCTTCTCCTCCTGTGGCTCGGCTTGTCTGGGCAGGAGGGGTGGGGGCCGGCTGTCTCCTGCTGCCTTTAATTTGTTCTCATCTGAAGTGATCACTGGTGACTGATGGAACCGGTGGGTTTCAAGCTCAGGAGCTGAACTCTATGTGGGAAGCCACGGGAGGAAAAGTGATGAAATATCCACATTAGTAAATAAGCACTGAATCTGTACCactaatgtttgttttaaacttttttcaATTAGCAGTCAATCAGCCAGTCAATCTTTCAGACActgattgtttttgtgattaATATGATTTATGTGTCAATTTTCTTTGCCTACAATAGATGCTTCTCTGCTCATTTACCTCTGTTATTGGAGAGCACATTGTGGCCTCCGAATAAATGTTATCTTGTGAAGGCTCCTGTCTGCTCTTCTTGTGaagccactgctgcttctgagCCCTCCAGTGCACCAAGATCCACCCAAGCATactcctcagctcctccaggcGCTCCCTTACCTGTAAGACATTAATCTGGGTTtgtaaaagcagagaaaataaaaccaacaggaTCGCAGTGAGTCACAAACGTGTACCGCTGCTCACCATCTGCGTGAGGTGGTGCTCTTTGTCTAAAAGGTTCCTCCCCGTGGCCACCAGATCATCGAACTCCTTAAACTTTTGCTCGATCTGCGTGTCCAGCTCCGCAGCGAGCGGCTTCTGGCCATCTTTCCCTAGATGCAAGGCGGTATCGGAGAAAATGCATGACCTGGTGTCTTCTGTCCATGAGCTGTAcagaggagagggggtggggtaggaggtggtggaggtggtggaggagacaAGGAGCAGGGCTGTGAGAAAAGCCATACATTCGAAAAACATGAGAATGACCAGACTCTCCCCGATAGGAGAGACATTCATCGCCTTGTCACACTCGGCACAGGAAACTTGCGCTGACCTCCTCAGCACATCTTAAATTATACATTTCACCAGGGACCTGTGCCTGACGACGAGAACATCCTGTTCTTTCCTTGAAAAGATATTGTAATGGGCAGATGTTCTTGCAAAGAGGATTACGAAAGAATGTCTGGCGCAGAAAGGGGTCACAAGATCCCCACGCCCCGCTTACATCATCGCGAGGTAGCTCCTGAAGAAGTCCTGGAGCTGCACAAACTCTTGCAGACGTGATTTGTTCTCCGTCACACTCTTGCCCAGCTCTGTCCAGCCCTGATGCATGGCCCGGATCTTTACCCTGAGAACGTGGACTCTCTCTGGGCACAGCTCCTCCAACTGGGAAGCAAGGTTCTCCATCTCCTTTACCTCCTCCCTGATGACTTCATAGTCAATCTGTGGAGAATCACAATGAAAAACTATCATCTCCCATCATCCTTGGTATCACTCAGACAGCCTGTACCAATTGTATCTCTGTATGACCTCATCCCCATAGCTTTATGCATATTATTCAGCAAGAAGCCCATATGGTCTGCATATGCGCTGCCACGCTATAGCAAGCTTGCAATCTTGAccattttttctccttttgacgAGGCAGTAATTAATAGCGCCGAGGGTTCTCTGGGAGTAATACCTCATAACGTTTCTCAGCTACAGTAAGCCTCAAGAACACTGAGTTGTGGATGCCTGTCTGCTGACGGCAGAGTTATTTCAGTTTGGGAGATTAGGTCATTTCTGCTCTTCAATGGTATCAAGTccagacagctgtgtgtgcgtgtgataaACATAATACTGCCCAAAAATGACTCACACAGAACTTTACCATCCCCGACCTCACATCTCCAACCCCGCGACCCCcggatgcaaacacacaccccaCCAGAtttactcacaaacacacacacatatgcagtttGAGAGTTAACAGATGAATGACTCACAAGAGCATAAATAAATATCCTGTGTGAATAATAAACTTTTGCACgctctatgtgtgtatgtgtctgatTGCACAGTGCAGTTTATACAATAAAttaaacacagcacaaagcGGGCTGGGCCGGCCCTTTTTTTGAAGTGAGAAATTCTGGCACAACAGGAACCAGACTGTGGAACAATGTGTTGGAGGCGAGTGCGGGAAAGGGGggtggagaggtggggggggggggcttcccCTTTTTCATTACACACAAGCAGAGGTCCATAATCCAAAGTCACTTGGATGGAATACTGGTTCGTATTAGCGCCAGtgaatcatttcaaatgtttactCCGTAATCACAACATGTGCTGGGATCTTCCTCTCACCTCCAGGTGGTCCTGCTTCTCCTGCAGAGCCTCTAGGCCGCAGCGGTCTGGCTCACACTGGACGGCcatgtctgtctccctctccaggATGTCCAGGCTCAGCTCCTTGCTGCAGCACAGGCACTCCTCCACGCGCACCGCCAGGCTGGCATGCTGGCGAGGCACAAAGTCATCATGAGAGCGCTCGTAGGATGTCATTAAGTCATTATACTTTGCTGTGTATTATTTGTTTTCCAATGAGAACCACATTGCAAATTAGCGTCTAAAATGGTGTCATGGAGTCCCTTCCgggcgtgtgtgtatgtgctatTTTCACATGTGTACTGCCTCCTTACTAAGAATAAATCgaattaacacaaaaacactcatgcGAGGGGAGTGGTGGCTTGCTTGGGGCCTGTTTAAGTAcaaagccacagacacacagaaaccagATGTGGCTCCGTTGgtttgtgcagctgtttgtgaCAATAGGAGAGGGACTTAAAAGCCATTCAGCATCATCTGAGATCATTATAACTTACTTCCCAAACATTGCAGCAACCAATTGATCTAATGAACTAGAGCTTGTGTAGAGACTTCAATATAAACTGACTCCCATCAGCTTACTTTGCTCAGCAGCTCCTGGATGGCCTGGTCGTGGCTCTGCGATCGGCCTCTTTCCCGAACAGTGTCATTCAGCATCTCAACAGCCTCTCGTAGCTCCTCCACTGGGTCCCCCATGCTTTCCATCAGGGGCTCACCGCCACCACTGCTTTGGAGTTCCAGCAATGTAGGGGCAGAGGAAATGTCACTCTGAAGAGGCTGTTTGttacagagagaaggagagttGTTGTGGGATGGTTCCAATATCACTGAAATTGATCTGTTCATGTAACATTTCTAGATTTCCTCATTTACTTCTAGTGATATCTGGccacacagtgttttttttgtgtttctggttATGTTTTAAGATTTCTACTCCTACTAAACCATTAGGTTAAGTgagtttttctttaatttgggTGAAATTACCCGTTAAATGTCACTTTTGGTGCACAgtgtctcacctgtcccagGCTGTACTGACTACCGCTCAGCTGCTggctctcctccagctccacacGTTCCAAGAATTCAGTCAGCATCCGTGTGTCCTGCAGCTCTGAGTTCTGCTGGGTCAGGGCACTCTGGACCCGATGGTACCTgatgggaaacacacacacacacacacacatacagcagcagcaggagagttagCTAATGCCCAGCTACACCTTAACTGTAATCCACATCCGCTTAACATGCCCTCATCCTGCAGCAGAACCACATTACAGAGACCGCAAGCAGCATACTGAGTGCATATCACCATGCTAGAGCGCTGTTTATGTAATCATATATCATGTGTCACATAAACATCTCTTGCACCTCAGGACATGAAGGTACCCTGTCTGTGCAGAGTTTATATTTGAGATGGTAAAGGGAGCAATTTCAAAGAGTATTTTTTCCAGAATAAATGAGCCTGAAGTTGCTTGTATATAGCGTTAAATAATGACCTCATCCCAACTGTCTTACAGCTGCTTAGTGAGAGTCTCTACCTGCATCGGTGTCCATCCTGCCCCATCTAACACCCCCACCCTGGAAACACTTAAACCGAGCCCTTTCcatgtctttattttctttggtcAACTCGGTGTTCTTTACAGAGTCTGAACTTGTGTTTATAGTCATAGGTAGGTCCAGTGAACCAGCCAACACCATAAGGAGTCCATGGCAACAGCCTGTCTTTCGAGGGCCAACCAAAGAGAGCTGCGTCATCTTGCAAACAAGGAATGGGTgattctgacacacactgacaagctgtGGGCAAAGTGCATGTCAGGACTGTGGAGTAGACCTCGCTAAGTGCTGTATGAATCACAAATGAATAAACTgcaatgaatgaacacatggaGAGAAGTTTTTgccaaaatggagaaaaaaagcaacTTACGAGATCTATGGCTATATATTTTTTGTGGTTTATGGGGTGAATTTGTTTATCTTAAATAAGAACTGGGGATTTTATGAATAGACTCTTCCATGTTGGACTGCAAACATGGGAAGCCAAAAACTGTGACCTCTTGGAAACACTGACAAAATTCTTACTTTATTTCCTGACCACAGTGACGAGTGAAACCACCAGAGTCTGATTGTTCAGATTCATAACATGAGTCTTCCATGATGATGGACATCAGGGGGATACCCCTgacttctccctctcctctgttgaAAACACTCACTTTCTTTCCACCTCCTCCATGCGTGCTGGCAGGCCTCGTGTGTGTGGGTGACTGTGGCCGTGGAGACGGTCCACCTCCTGCCTAAGAGCCCTGAGCTCCAGGCTGCGAGCTGCCACCTCTTTCTCCAGCAGATAGCTCTCCCTCTCAGCCATGCTCATTGTTTCAGGGTCACCAGCCAGAGCAGATTCCTTCATGGAAAGCTCCACGGACTCCAGCCAGGCCTCCAGGCTGCCCAGGGCCTGCAGCACTTTTACAACCTATGCAGCGGAGAAGCAGAGAGGCTAATGATGTAGAAGTTTTGCTGCTGTGATTTGGAAGTGATTTAGTGCACATCCAAAACAGCGTGAGGTGATGTACTgtacaaagaagaaaataatagGTTTACCTAATGGAGGTAGACCATGATCTGACCTAGATCTTTTGTAATAAAAGACTTTCCAACTATGTCATCAATCTGGGTGGATTTGCAGCTTCTTTCCATCCCATAATCAAATTATATGGCAGTGCAATTTATATCCCATGGATTAGTCTTCATAAATTCTTGGGGATATACCTTGCAGTCTCTGCCAATTAAGGAGGTAAAGATGAAAGTAAATGAGCTTCTAACGATGAGTGTATGTGAGCAGTCTGGGCTCTTAACCAGCATAAAGCTTCTCACAGTCAGAGAACTCATCCAGACTCATCCGTCATAACCATAAATTTCCCTTATAACTTCAGAGGTAAGTAACTTGCCTCGGTATGATTGAGGAGGAGTGTCTGTTGTGagatattttattaatattaccCTAAAGCCCAGCTCCTCTGAggcctgcagaaacacagcgTTCCTCTGGTGCCTCCTCCGCAGCTCTTCCCACAGGACCTCCAGCTGACCGAGGAACTCTTCGATCTTGGTACAGCCTGGGTGCTGTGCACGGACCAGCCCACGACCCTCCTGAGGACGGAGTGTTAAACTGATGAGAGCATGTGATGACTGAGGACTGGGGTTTCTGTTGTGAAATATAGACCTAATCTGAAGCTTTGGGTAACTAAAGCTGCCTCAGATGAAATGTCAGCTTGTAATTTGATTAATACACAAACCAGGCCTGTCAAGGCGCCCACTTTACATGATGCAGGGGATATTTTCATTCAAGGCATGCATCCAGTGCTTATGTTTTAAGAGGAACTATGGACCTGACAGTGTGTCTTGGCTTACCCTTTTGACCACCTCTATCCTGGCCCTGTTGGTGAGGATCTCTTGCTCCAAAGCATGTTGACACCTCCTGGCAGCCTCCAGCCCCTCAAAGCTGGCTATTGAACACACCTGTGTGGCCATGGCCACGTTGTCCTTCAGCCACGACAAAGTCTGAGATGGAAATGAGAGCCAGCAGAGAAAGGGTTAAAGAGGTGAACAGTTTGAGGACTATCTGAACGTAGAATATGAGAGATAGAGCCACAGGAAGCACATTGAACAGGATCTGTGTGATATTTCTCATCCTGACCTTAAAACCCACCtgacatttgtaaaaaaaaatagtattaCTGGAAATGAGAAAACAGTAGCGCACCAGTCACTGCACAGTCACACTTGAATGCATGACAACTTTGtctcatttaaaaatgtgacataATGTCTGTGGCGGGTTACAAGAAATGGGTGTAATAATTGACGAATGCAACTGCAGTGCTGACTTGACAATTCATAGCAATGAATTCTGA
It includes:
- the LOC139211318 gene encoding spectrin beta chain, non-erythrocytic 1, translating into MSESIMRKVQPFTIGTRLSVPAVPKCQEFTQSYLQSQSLDNCTLQHNLNSIYLSRSQVCAHGPCLVSPIVKHKQEDMAAEDHLNQNVSTPSAVSRSIKKITISGSKDRSENKVSQPSITGSTSENNNNNNNNNVTSASDSHLPRIVGVSCENKPSSHFKVLLRKDSSDELQPTQEQTRVKLSGEKSVPQISVPESQRKESDPHTQKEATAAAAQSDCFTQRNSLFNKEVLQAEAWIKGKLQDLKDGCNIQRCPLQDWEEASQTLQRDLKDFENTLIQLNQMGEQLICKLNPTSDVVKKQLSQLRDQWQTLKQTAANQTRALGGAKNLQEFNKKVDKLEAWIKEKEEEQSLVTVLGENVDKMQLTRRILDLKQDEQLYRNLHEEINHLALKLEKQGKTDGKNISSRRKHINKMWLKVQTHLKNYHENLQLALEVSSFYQQADNMLFAINNMRKSMSASKELDSCGDRDIRDIASQIMMLDVSVSQLSNLHPALAAGVTQKQSEVKDCWALLQKVLRGDRTTLPPTGSTFTREDADPLTPAREPQCNVGTETQRIMGKEVKEEQNRLKGCVSTVECGIGRRAQSNQSQEQQSVNHTSSPMGDGPACANDVIVRHQLKGESRKPRAEPKVAAAPRGHPQLHMQLQKFTVSADKTLSWLKDNVAMATQVCSIASFEGLEAARRCQHALEQEILTNRARIEVVKREGRGLVRAQHPGCTKIEEFLGQLEVLWEELRRRHQRNAVFLQASEELGFRVVKVLQALGSLEAWLESVELSMKESALAGDPETMSMAERESYLLEKEVAARSLELRALRQEVDRLHGHSHPHTRGLPARMEEVERKYHRVQSALTQQNSELQDTRMLTEFLERVELEESQQLSGSQYSLGQPLQSDISSAPTLLELQSSGGGEPLMESMGDPVEELREAVEMLNDTVRERGRSQSHDQAIQELLSKHASLAVRVEECLCCSKELSLDILERETDMAVQCEPDRCGLEALQEKQDHLEIDYEVIREEVKEMENLASQLEELCPERVHVLRVKIRAMHQGWTELGKSVTENKSRLQEFVQLQDFFRSYLAMISWTEDTRSCIFSDTALHLGKDGQKPLAAELDTQIEQKFKEFDDLVATGRNLLDKEHHLTQMVRERLEELRSMLGWILVHWRAQKQQWLHKKSRQEPSQDNIYSEATMCSPITESSAPELETHRFHQSPVITSDENKLKAAGDSRPPPLLPRQAEPQEEKQLEDGYEVMNSIGPRGTESISSESPKPSIVVLKEPSSPALGGMVNLILSFGNTGDSQVQVLDPPAGTEEVVEETSEPVHRVSTYLHVKDNNLAVAPVYESITLPRQKSRSAASASPTFLPRSSSSSPSSSAPAAQMANVTFHPLTGGGSGSIFSSLKRMGKKRKRKRDARRHTIQKIMGVEEQADGMPHYACETITYDTHTWPLKEGRRKKISPKSGDGVEAVAYMKNPLLKDIDTECSEEYSIIPYAVSEGPTTLPSTNHVRSHCRFLSLGSVLSFDLPKDMTLIPSIQDIITIAPPESKKGAGTDPDPLSQRHTALSSFKQTRPTPVITQEEEEDQTVPCNDLSKTQFTLHEDAEQEWDKMSSEVKASAERDGTRQPPQLPIYVNQAPSAEHKHGCPSVHTLIRDLNGHQYHKSAKSQCVREDSPGLQCLSQASHMVVNLKSTVSVSVRQDSVDSGISTSSSIKLCTDAPCPDNPLPKGVVGRLVSLEVGGIDCTKRRDNTVTSSGPSTDSVELETDPVHLDHQQFEEEEEELEDIWNQTTNYRQSICSDIMYQPNQEEAEPSDQLTEPFSCSPSPKTSAVLYRNLATASAPNLLIAEFRLPPYVQSMLGYDKEQSPKGHLPPLAIGDRRSWAAFSNREPASKTSVTVNETASDPLKLPDVGDNQRYIYQYREDEEEEEEAKVGEEVDEDTGCSKDESMSLLSVHMGLDGVCQQRKASQSLDNMEKQEGSVGTGGRCVILSGKPELQSMEGTLERKHKLQLGGKKAASRGWNSYHAVLYRHTLCFYQDRKDTLRSSACGLPLNLMGAECLPAPEYTKKPNCFRLQLRDGSEYLLNASSRFMMKKWMMKIQANTGQSESVSSLSRLPVDRDISLQPSLCSSCHGLTKRHCSSQHDVTSTFPRRKPPGAAQAKEIVVLTREFSHMPQSHLRSVDEQSTISSSDGGCCDDDDGSLRQTVTHRLSGASSDNTSSPLHSPVSSGQDWLSNKRRSHSFTSSTFQKINPMLHTPGGRGPERGSNYCVTLVVGDKSSGSPSISRSSEPPLLASAGWQQDTYQDSSLRSYASLPRPRNKSVFKKFFGKKDL